In Thalassophryne amazonica chromosome 13, fThaAma1.1, whole genome shotgun sequence, the sequence atttgatgcaggtgttagtttgggggatgaaaatttacagggtgattccataatttattcctcagaattgagtgattccatatttttttcctctgcttggtctaaaaaagtaaccgttactgactgccacaatctttttttcttgatttcttatagtgtttcttaaagccagaaagttgccatttgaaatgactttagttttgtgtcatgtctgtgatctgctttttttctacaaaattaaacaactgaatgaacatcctctgaggccggtgattccataatttttgccaggggttgtattctgatTTGTACAAATTTTcataaaatgatttaaaagcTTTATTTATTTCCAATGGATCCGCAGTAGTGTCTCCATTCGGTGTCTCCAATTTTGTAATTGCTCTTTGTGACTCCTCTTGTTTCAAACGCCAAGCAAGAAGTCTACCTGGTTTCTCACCCTGATCATAAAACTGCTGTTTTAACCTTTGTAAGTTTGCtgcagcttttttgtttgttattttgttatattGAGTCCTAAGCAGTAATAGTTCTTTTAGAATGTCATTGGTTATTTGGTCAACTTGCAAACTTCTCTCttctaatatttttattctttcttccaGACATTTTATATGCTTGTTTTTCTCTCTTGTCTTCGTACTGGTGTAGTTAATAATCTGTCCCCTTAAATATGCCTTGAAGGCTTCCCATCTCACAGTAGCCGTTGTTTGAGATGTGTTGTAAGTAAAGTATTCGTCAATCTGTTTTCCCACAAATTCAAGAAATTGTTTATCTTGCCTCCATCCTAATTGAAATCTCCATTTGCCTCgtgttttaattaattttggtTCTGTAAATGTCATAGAAACAGCTGCGTGGTCAGAAATTACTATACCATTATACTGACAAGCTTTTATATAAGGGATTAACTCCACCGATACCAAAATATAATCTATTCTAGAATACACTCTGTGTGTGCTTGACCAACATGAGTATTGTTGTTTCATAGGATTTTGGAATCTCCATACATCCATAATATTTAAATCTTTTATAAACTGGTGTAACACTTTCCTGGTTCTCTTATGTGTATTATCACTGCCAGATGACCTGTCCTTGTATGGGTTTAGCACACAATTAAAATCACCAGCAATAATATGTTTTCCTTGGATAGCAGCGATCCTCAAAAACAAGTCATTAAAAAAGCCAGGATTATCATCAGTCGGACCGTATATATTAATAGATTAAGCCGTGATGATAGGAGAGTTCCTTGTATTATCAAGAACCTACCATTTTGATCATTTATCATTTTTTCGACTTGAAAAGGAACAGATTTATGAATCAGTCATTACTCCCCTAGAGTTGGAGGAATAAGGTGATGAGAAAATTTGACCTGGCCATCTACGTTTTATCCTAACCATTTCAGAAGCTAATGTGTGTGTTTCTTGCATAAACACAATTTTACCTTTCAAGTGCTTTATCCTACTCGTAACTTGTTTTATCTTTACCAATTTGCGTATATCTACAATTCCAAGAAATACAATCTATAAGGACATCAGTCATACTCTATCCATCAATAAGCTCAATTAACGAAAGGATTTTTACAGAAATAAAGAATCAAATTCTCTATAACGTTAtcccaaatacatataaaacaaaaaagagagaGCGACCCTCCCCATTCCCAGGCCTGTATAAGAACGTACAGGCACCCCCAAACCCCTGAAATACTTCCAATGCTCATCTGGAACAGGTCCACACTACTATGAGGAACTATTCTTCTACTTTCTTGCTACAGTTGCTTGCAAACAAAGAAAaacgtaaaaaataaaatccacctcATGATTATATTTAACACCTGTACTTTTGGCACAAATGAAATTGTCAACTATAGGCgcgtttaaaatacaaaaaagaaaaacctcaaaaagaaacaaacatgtcCCACAGTAACAAAGATATGTTACAACATAACGGTGCCATCAGTGATACCGGTTACTCATCTGGTCTCTCCATCTTCTTTATGAAGTCATCCACTTCGGCAGGACTGTCAAACACATGCGTGCGCTCCTCATTGGTCAGCAGCAGCCTCGCAGGGTAGATGATCCGGTGTTTGGACAGCCCTCTCTCACGCACCTTCTTCCTCACTCCGTCGTATTTTCTTTGCTGTTGGTATATCTCAGTTGGCAAGTCCGGAATGAATCTTATCCTATTGCCTTTGAATGTTAGCTCTTTCTGCATTCTTACTGCGGTCATAATCTTCTCTCGATCTCTGTAGTTTAAACACTTTACGATCACGGTCCTCAGAGAGGCGACTGGGAGCTTGTTTGTTTTGATCCGGTGCGCCCTCTGTAGGACTGGGGGACTAATCTTCAAGATGTCCGCTATCCATTTTTCCATAAAGGAGCATAATTCTGTACCGTTTTCTTCCTTTTCTAGCAGCCCTAGTATGCGGATATTAGAATGTCGACTTCTTGCTTCCAGGTCTTCCAACTTAGTGGTCAGGCTTGAAGATTTCTTCCTTAAACTCTGCACTTCAATTTTCAGCGCTTCTATTTCGTCGTCAGCACTGGAAATTCGTGTCTCTGCCTCGGAGATACGTCCTCCGCACTGTTGGATATCAGATTGAGTGCTTTGGGTTGCCGACATAACTCCGCTCATTTCTTAGTGAAATTCTTTCTTAAATGTCTGGATAGCCAACATCAGATCCACTGTGGAAGGCATAACCGAGCCTGCGGCGTCCACCTGTTGAGTCCTGGGCGTCTCGGACACAGGCTTCACATGAGCGGAGGCTGCTTCCTGATCCTCTCTGCCTGCAGCCACCTCCTCGTTTGGCTCGTTAATACTTTCGGTCGTAATATGCCTGGGTCTCAAGTTTTTCGGCATATTTGCACTCTCTATTCGCCTGTACACAGTTTGTGCCAAATTTAAAGCTTAGTTGTGGATTCTaatcagtatttacagaaagtgcaaccGAGCACAGAAAAAACACGCCTGCTCAAAGTGCCGCCATTACAGGAagtcatgggagggtttttactttctgaacttggatttgacacctctgaccatgtcagccaggtagggaggtgccagtccatgaacaattttataggccattaACAGCACTTTAAAGTTTGATCtcagagagacaggaagccaataaagggatgccagaatggatgtaatgtggtcaaactctcTGCTTTgcatcaaaagtctggcagcaacattttgaaccaaatggagacccctaatgctggactgcggtaaaccagaaaatagaacattgcagtagtccaatctagaagagacaaacgcatggatcagggtctcagcatcagccatagacaggatgggacgaatcttcactatatctcGTAGGTGAAaggaagcagtcctcataatatctgtaatgtggaggttaaaggacaacgtaggatcaaaaattaccctaaggttcctcactttatccgtatggtGTATAAAACACGAACGTAAGCTAAGCGCTAGCctcgtcaaattgatgccgatgtctcgctggaccaagaaccatcatttcagtcttatcagcgtTTAAAAGTAGAaacttactagacatccagcttctcactgatgcaaggcaatcttccaaagattttatgtggatgagattacaagCAGTTATCAGcaagtacaactgagtatcatcagcatagcaatgaaaagcaatcccaaaacgccgcagaaCATGCCCAAGGAGTGCTAGATAAAGGGAGAAGAGCATGGGGCTtaggacagatccctgtggaaccccgaatttcatgtcactaaggtcaatactgggaggtcaaaattctatgtggcaaaaaaaaaaaaaaaatcatgcatttctgacacctATAaatgccgttttttttttttttttactgaattttgggtttcaagtaggaaaccaacagaagccctgaaatgctcacatcagtGTTTTGGCGATAAAAGCTGGTCAAATGTGGGGCAAGGTCTTGACTGTTTGTTTGAGAAGTTGACttgttttaaaataaatgaatgaatgaatacttaGAAAAGCAGCATGGTGTCTCGGTGgtcaccactgttgcctcacagtgagaaggttccaggttctcttcccacatggtcctttctgtgtggagtttgcatgttctcctcatgttcacATGGGTTCCTTCCTGGAAATCAGACGTCctgccacttccaaagacatggcaGTGAAGTGGTGACTTTGAATGGACTGTAGCTGTGAATGAGTTTAGCCCCGCCCCCTAGCATGGGAAACATGCATCTTTTTCTCCTGTGCTTTCTAATGCAGAAATACAGTGAAATGATagcttcctgtgtgtgtgtgtgtgtgcgcgtgtgtctcTCTCAGATATCTGCTGGGGTCCACAGGCTGTCTGGTCAGGATGCCTCACCGCAGCTGCACTGTGGAAATTCAGAATAACTCCGCCTACTACACACTGACCAACCCAAGGTAATGTGCCGCTTTCAACCTCCACCAACAGTGCTGTTCATTACACAAGCTGTGTGATGGATCCCGAGGACATGTTTAAAAAATAAGAAGAATTAACCTAAAAGTATGGGAATCTCTGGGCTTTTACATTTTTACTTTTATTGAGAAAAAAAGGTGCATTGTTTCGTAATTTTCAAGATAATACCAGTACTAACAAATCATGATGAActgagggtttgtttgttttcaaaactAAATTATTATTGGGATTTAATTCTTATTGAGACTGAGCAGATCATCACTAAGCAGGCAGACTGGACTATCCACCACAGAAGTAGTTCCCAGTTGTGGCCCTGAGGGACCCCCTAACCAGCACATTGTTCATCTGGTCCTGCCTTCACCAAAACCTGATTATCTGACACCCCAACAGAGACCTGAAGGAGCCCAGCGGATTCTGAGCTTCAGAGCAGGGCGAGATCAGaaccatgcaggttaggtggtccCTGAGGGTCACAGGTTGAGTGGATTTGAGTGGTTTTCGGCGTGAAGCAGTAAACAGTATCTCTGATACTTGTTCCGTTTTGTCTTGACCATCAGGGTGTTCACGGAGAGCGGTTGCTGTGAAATCCCTCTGCCGCCCATGGTTGGTCCTGGCGCTTTCGCCAGCGCACTCTTCAACAAGATCACCGGGGCCGCTACTGGAGCTGTAGGGGTCATGACCTATGACCTCTTCAACCCTGACCTGAATGATTACAGCCATATAGTGGCCATCATGTACTCTGTGCCCTTTGACCGAAATCTTTATTCCAACTGGTTTGCAGTGGGAATCTTTGACAGAGGCAACAACTGCGACTACAACCTGTACGATATCATGTACAACGGCAGCGAAAACTGCTTCGTCAGAGCGCAGGCCGACGGGTCCAGCAGCTCTTATGAGGGCGATTACGTCACCGTCAGCGCCTCCATGTCAGAGTCCGGTGAAGCAGTGCTAAAGGTCGACCTCACCGACACCGACACGTACTGAGTCATAGGATTCAACTAAATAAGGCAGTTCCCCAAGGATTGTTTGAACCAAATCCATGGTTTCTCACTGAACCGTGCACAGTAACTACTGCAGCAAATTCTGCTCTGCCTTTAAACTGTGTGCACACTTTTAAAGATTAAAGATGGAAAAGTGGCTCAAAGCTGACAGTTAATCAACGtgttcacacacactcacacacaacagGTACACTTTTTATGTCACAGTATATGGTTTTGGGCAGAAAAGGCCGAATGAAAAAACAGCTGTGTTACGTCGTCTTAAACCCTCGCTGCAACATACGTCATTTAATTGTTAGCTTTCTTTGGTGTTTCAGTTCAATGAATTAAATAAGGTTAGAGACATGATGGAATGTAATCAGAATTTACACTGTATCAAGAAGAACCAATAAAAATTATCCTTTGGAATTGACGTGACTTCTGAGGCTCTGCTTTCAACTTATTGTTTGGTTGCCAACAAACAagacaaaaacacacaacaaTCACGTTTACTCATTATGACCACCAACCAAGCAAAAATACCAtcaacacaaacacacgcacgcaagcacacacacaccattccatCCCCAGCTCTGAAAAGTAACCATCCGTCTCCCACGTCCAGGTGAAGCATGTGCGTGTCCTCGGTTTTCTCCCGTCACTGTGGTGCTCAGCACTGAGGCAGCTATGTGCTGGATCACGCAGAGAGAAATGCCtcaccagtggcggctggcccatagggggcactTGGGCaccgccctcccagatgtggagaggaaaattataaaatatatttttttaaaaagtattatcaatgttcgttttacttaatagtatgtggctacatgtaatctgaattattaaaacaacatttccaccaactgactctcattcaacagtacatttatttccaccgacagaacatATTTCTCTTCTTAGGCGCTCACTCAAAGAGCCCCTTGGAGTTCAGCAAAATGACCAATTGTGTGTGGTTGTCAGGCTCTGGACCCATAATGCAGACTCCCGGATCAGGCTTGGATGtaaaagaaatcatggtctttaattcaggctcaggttcggtacacagatgatcagtcggcgaggcagaagcacaaacgGGGTCAGGCAAATACGCAGTCATGGGTAAGCAGGGTTCAAACGCACGAGCAGACAGACATCATGGAAGAGGCAAAAGGTgcagtcaaaaacacaaagcaggatctggatacacggTGAATCAAAAACAGGACTTGATACAGAGCTGGtaggtgtacaaagacaacaaacgagcaggggtgtggtggctgggaggagattaaataagacaggagttaacacGTGAGGAATAATCTAGAAAGGGGCCTGGCTAGTGAACGGAGATTTAACACAGTGCAAGAtggggaggaagagagtgcacaaagtgAAGTGACGTAGGATACAAAGATGCATcagcaggtgccaagagtgagtgTGAAAGAAAAGACAGAGCggacagaaacaaagtgaaagacaaagacatgaggcaggtgcagaGATGTGAAGTGCAGGACAAGAGTGCAGCGATCAGAGGGAGACTGAGATAACAATGAAGCTCAGTGTGAGAACTGAAATGAGTGCAGACAAAGACAGGATGAGACGCAGGTGTACGTGAGAAGGGAAGAGAATTACTGACATGAGCACTTATGACAAAATAAACATGAACTGGCAATAAAAACTCAAACAGGacagaaaagcaaaccagaagataaacaacataaaaactgatcagagaattataagaaattaaacacaatgacaaaactaaactggaacaggcaGACATAAACTCTACGTAGAACAGACACTAAGTGACAACAAAACCCGACATTAAAGtgctacaaataacagaaatgaaaacagcaaaaataagctgatgataactaaatgataaattaatgaacaataaatgaaaacaactgactgaagaaaactggaacaGAACAAAAGACCAAAGTAAAAAGCAACAACATAACAGAGAATAAACCAGCATGAAAATAAGCAACTAATAACAAAACTGGGGTCGAAGGAGAACAGCAAGGGGAAGAAATGGGCACAACGCCCAGATTAGGCCAAAACCATGACAatggttgctaaggaaaaataataaatatttggccaatcagcttCACCAAATTTAATATCTTGGGCGGGGGCGACCCGCAATAGAATTTTTGCCcctggatttatcaaagtgctcCTGTTTTTggtggaaacaaaa encodes:
- the LOC117523121 gene encoding DELTA-sagatoxin-Srs1a-like encodes the protein MPHRSCTVEIQNNSAYYTLTNPRVFTESGCCEIPLPPMVGPGAFASALFNKITGAATGAVGVMTYDLFNPDLNDYSHIVAIMYSVPFDRNLYSNWFAVGIFDRGNNCDYNLYDIMYNGSENCFVRAQADGSSSSYEGDYVTVSASMSESGEAVLKVDLTDTDTY